Proteins encoded in a region of the Chlorogloeopsis sp. ULAP01 genome:
- a CDS encoding MFS transporter produces MPQETAALKFVILLGFVSLCADATYEGARSITGAYLEVLGANGTLVGLIEGFGELIGYGFRLVIGYLSDQTRKYWGITTLGYFLNTAVVPFLALAGRWEVAAGLMIAERTGKAVRTPPRDALLSHGVSQMGRGFGFGLHEAMDQTGAVLGPLAVAAVIYWWGGYQNGFVILIVPAILGLLVLLVLQKLYPNPQDFEVETVADAEKGLPQVFWIYLGAVALVAAGYADFPLIAYHFQKQQIASGLTIPLFYALAMGVDAVAALIFGKLFDRIGISILMLAVVFSCLFAPLAFSSSTNLALAGMVLWGVGMGAQESILKATIAGLVSKDKRASAYGTFSAGYGLAWFLGSTLMGVLYDWSMTVLVVFSVFSQFMAIPFLLWVKWQADTQKQSVSSNS; encoded by the coding sequence ATGCCACAGGAAACTGCTGCTTTAAAGTTTGTTATTTTACTAGGATTTGTCAGTCTTTGTGCTGATGCGACATATGAAGGGGCGCGTAGCATAACAGGTGCTTATTTAGAAGTATTGGGAGCGAATGGGACATTAGTTGGTCTAATAGAAGGATTTGGAGAATTGATTGGTTATGGTTTTCGCTTAGTTATTGGTTATCTAAGTGACCAAACACGTAAATATTGGGGAATTACAACTTTAGGTTATTTTTTAAACACAGCAGTAGTGCCATTTTTAGCTTTAGCAGGAAGATGGGAGGTTGCTGCTGGTTTGATGATTGCGGAACGTACAGGCAAAGCAGTTCGTACTCCACCCCGTGATGCCTTGCTTTCGCATGGTGTGAGTCAAATGGGTAGGGGCTTTGGCTTTGGGTTGCATGAGGCAATGGATCAAACAGGTGCAGTGCTTGGCCCTTTGGCAGTGGCAGCTGTAATTTACTGGTGGGGAGGTTATCAGAATGGCTTTGTGATTCTGATTGTGCCAGCTATTCTAGGATTGCTTGTGTTGTTGGTGTTACAAAAGCTTTACCCCAATCCCCAAGATTTTGAAGTAGAAACAGTGGCAGACGCAGAAAAAGGATTGCCGCAGGTTTTTTGGATTTATCTTGGTGCTGTGGCTCTTGTGGCAGCAGGCTATGCCGATTTTCCCCTCATCGCCTATCACTTTCAAAAGCAACAGATTGCCTCTGGGCTAACAATTCCTCTATTTTATGCCTTAGCTATGGGGGTAGATGCTGTAGCGGCATTAATATTTGGAAAGCTATTTGATCGCATTGGAATTTCGATTCTCATGCTTGCAGTCGTTTTTTCTTGCTTGTTTGCGCCTTTGGCTTTTTCTAGTAGTACTAACTTGGCATTAGCAGGAATGGTTTTGTGGGGTGTGGGCATGGGCGCGCAAGAATCGATTTTGAAAGCAACGATCGCAGGTTTAGTCTCGAAAGATAAACGCGCTTCTGCCTATGGTACCTTCAGTGCAGGTTATGGCTTGGCGTGGTTTTTGGGTAGCACTTTAATGGGAGTATTATATGACTGGTCGATGACTGTACTGGTTGTCTTTTCCGTTTTTAGCCAGTTCATGGCAATTCCCTTTTTATTATGGGTGAAGTGGCAAGCAGATACACAAAAACAATCTGTAAGCAGCAATAGCTAA